A window of the Echeneis naucrates chromosome 3, fEcheNa1.1, whole genome shotgun sequence genome harbors these coding sequences:
- the tm2d3 gene encoding TM2 domain-containing protein 3, whose protein sequence is MATICQKWRPDRGRDFRTYGIITLLFTDLLLQCANGYLSSPHIGQEPPYSQRDAQHGPAITSPVVPAASSVSPTDEKNFKCPSGGLCNRLPADCIQCNYQFNCTYGKPAAFTCEPKRGVHCIGESGQQQTNFTLSITCQFCWQLDPSQYRCSNSTNCMTVSCPRKRYNATCEVLDHVHCLGKRHFLKRLFCDWTGGYKWSTALTLSITLGGFGADRFYLGQWREGLGKLFSFGGLGIWTLIDVLLIGVGYVGPADGSLYI, encoded by the exons ATGGCCACCATCTGCCAGAAATGGAGACCGGACCGGGGCCGGGACTTCAGGACGTACGGAATAATTACCCTGTTATTCACGGACCTGCTCCTGCAGTGTGCCAACG gaTATCTGAGTTCTCCTCACATTGGACAGGAGCCTCCTTACTCCCAAAGAGATGCCCAGCACGGACCGGCCATCACCAGCCCAGTGGTCCCCGCTGCATCCTCGG TTTCTCCAACAGACGAAAAGAACTTCAAGTGTCCAAGTGGCGGTTTGTGCAATCGCCTACCAGCTGATTGCATTCAATGCAACTACCAGTTTAACTGCACCTACGGGAAACCAGCTGCCTTCACTTGTGAACCCAAAAGAGGAGTCCACTGTATA GGAGAGTCGGGACAACAGCAAACCAACTTTACTCTCTCCATCACCTGTCAGTTCTGCTGGCAGCTGGACCCGTCTCAGTACCGCTGCTCAAACTCCACCAACTGTATGACAGTCTCTTGCCCACGCAAACGCTACAACGCCACCTGTGAGGTCTTAGACCACGTGCATTGTTTAG gCAAAAGGCATTTTCTGAAACGGTTATTTTGTGACTGGACTGGAGGGTACAAGTGGTCGACAGCATTAACGCTCAG CATCACACTTGGTGGTTTTGGAGCAGATCGCTTTTATCTGGGTCAGTGGAGAGAAGGTCTGGGGAAACTGTTCAGCTTTGGAGGCCTGGGTATTTGGACTTTGATCGACGTGCTTCTGATCGGGGTTGGTTATGTGGGACCTGCTGACGGTTCTCTTTACATCTGA